DNA sequence from the Thermoanaerobaculia bacterium genome:
AGCAGTACCGCTTCATGAAGGAGCGGCGGAACACGACCGGAGGTGGGAGATGAAATGGACCCGGCTCGGCGTCATGGCGGCTCTTCTCGGCTCGGCGATGGTCGGCACGGTCACGGCGGGGGGGTGGCGCGAGCCCTTCCCGTTTCCGGCCGCCGCGGGATGCGATCTCTCGCGCGGCTTCGCGACCGCGGCGCTCCTCGCCCCCGCCGCCCGTCCGCGGCGGCTCTCGGAGGGCGACGCGGAGACCGCGGCGGCGATGAACGGAATCGGCGGAAGCCCGTTCGTCGCGGCTCGGCACGGGAATCTCGGCGTGGGGGCGGTGATCAGTCCGTTGACGGACCTGAACGGCCCGCAGACCTCCTTCGTCCGCCAGCCGGCGATCGAGCGGTGAGGCGGAGTTCGGGCGCGCGGTTCGCCGCGCGCCCGAACGGCCTCGGCATCGGGTCGCCGCGTCCGCCGGGGTAAGATCCGCGCGATGGACCTCGAACTGAAGGGGCGGCCCGCCATGGTCGCGGCGGCGAGCAAGGGAATCGGCCGCGCGGTGGCGACCGGGCTGGCGCGCGAAGGATGCCGGGTATCGATCTGCTCGCGATCGGCCGATTCGCTGAAGGGGGCGCGCGAAGCCATTCTCGGCGAGGCTCCGGGCGCCGAGATCCAGACGGCGGTCTGCGATCTCTCCCGGGCGGCGGATCTGGAAGCATGGCATCGCGCGACCGTTGACCGGTTCGGCGGCGTGGACATTCTCGTGACGAACGCCGGGGGGCCGCCCGCCGCGAAGTTCGAAGAACTCACGGAGGATCAGTGGCGCGCCGGGATCGAAGGCACGCTCATGAACGTGATCCGGCTCTCCCGCCTGGTCCTCCCGGGAATGCGCGACCGGAAGTGGGGACGGATCGTCCATCTGACGTCGTTCGTCGCGAAACAGCCGATGGAGCTCCTGACGGTCTCGTCGACCATCCGGGCCGGCATCTCGGCGCTCACGAAGACGATGGCGAATCAGGTCGGCGCCGACAACGTCCTCGTCAACGCCGTCCTTCCCGGCTACGTCGCGACCGACCGGCAGATCGAGCTGCACGGGATCCGCGCGAAGGAAGCGGGGATATCGATCGAGGAATACACCGCGCGGGCCTCCCAGTCGATCCCGTTGAAGCGCTCCGCCCGGCCGCGCGAGCTGGCCGACGTCGTGACGTTCCTGTGCAGCGAACGGGCGAGCTACGTATCCGGCGTGTCGCTGCTCGTGGACGGCAGCCTGGTCCAGGGAACCTTCTAGTCTCCGGCCATCCAGGCGCGCGGGCCGCGCCCGCTTCCCTAACGGCGGAGGCCCTCCGCCCAGTTCCGAACGTACCAGATCGCCGCGTCGGGCCGGTCTGCCCATTCCCGGTAGGCCGCGCGCGCTCGGTCGAACCGCTCGGCGTCGAGCAACCCGCCGTCGACGATGAGGCCGCGCGCCTGCTCGAGGATGATCGAGAGATTCTCCGTGTAGAGGGGAAAATCGGCCGCGCCGGCGCAGCTGCCGAAGAAGAGGAGCCGGTTTCGGCGCGGATGCGCTCCCGCCTCGGCGAGGAGCGCGACGAGACGTCGGCCGACGATCGGATCGCCGCCGATCTTCTCGTAGCTCGCCATGTAGGCGCTCCAGACCGCGGAGAAGCCCTCCGGCGTCGGCCAGAGCCGCATCATCGAGTGGTCGTCGTCCTCCAGGACGATGCGCCCTCCCGGCCGGACGGCGCGCGTCATCTGGCGCACGACGGCGAGCGGGTCGGCGACGTGCTCGAGAACGAACCGCGCGTGCACGAGATCGAAGGTTCCCCATTCCGAGCGGGCCAGAGGGAGCGCTTCCGCGTCTCCGGCGCGGAACTCGGCGAAATCCTTCTCGCCGCCTTCGGCCGCGAGCCGTTCCGCCGTCTCCCGCTGGTCGGCGCTCCGCTCGACCCCGATGACGCAGCGCCCCGTCGCTTTTCCCATGGCGCGGGTGAGCTGGCCGAGGCCGCTTCCCACGTCGAGGATCCGCTCGCCTCCCGCCAGACCGAGCGCCTCGAGAGACGCGCGGTTGAGCAGCGCATTCAGCCGCGCGAGCCGCGACTGCTCCTCCGCCGACGTCCCGTGGATGTACCCGGAG
Encoded proteins:
- a CDS encoding methyltransferase domain-containing protein; this encodes MRKMADSGYIHGTSAEEQSRLARLNALLNRASLEALGLAGGERILDVGSGLGQLTRAMGKATGRCVIGVERSADQRETAERLAAEGGEKDFAEFRAGDAEALPLARSEWGTFDLVHARFVLEHVADPLAVVRQMTRAVRPGGRIVLEDDDHSMMRLWPTPEGFSAVWSAYMASYEKIGGDPIVGRRLVALLAEAGAHPRRNRLLFFGSCAGAADFPLYTENLSIILEQARGLIVDGGLLDAERFDRARAAYREWADRPDAAIWYVRNWAEGLRR
- a CDS encoding SDR family oxidoreductase, which codes for MDLELKGRPAMVAAASKGIGRAVATGLAREGCRVSICSRSADSLKGAREAILGEAPGAEIQTAVCDLSRAADLEAWHRATVDRFGGVDILVTNAGGPPAAKFEELTEDQWRAGIEGTLMNVIRLSRLVLPGMRDRKWGRIVHLTSFVAKQPMELLTVSSTIRAGISALTKTMANQVGADNVLVNAVLPGYVATDRQIELHGIRAKEAGISIEEYTARASQSIPLKRSARPRELADVVTFLCSERASYVSGVSLLVDGSLVQGTF